The window CTATTCTAACAGAATTTTCCACTGAGGGGCCACAGTATCCAATTATGAaaagttgacacacacacacacatacacacacacacagggatgggGGAAAGTCAGTGAAGACCCAGAAAAGtcattataaataaatcactaacATCGTTGTACGCTTTGATGGCACCAGGACATACTCTAGAGTCTGTAGTTTATAGCGTTGATTGTCCCTTATGTCAATGAGAATTCTCAGTCCTTCTTCTCCCGTGTCGTTTCCCATCAAGCCCAGTTCTGTGATGCTGGAGCGGCTGGACTTCAGGGCTACGGCTAGGGAGGAGCAGCCCTTTACTGTGATCCCACAGCATctcagactggagagagagagggtggaaagagagatagggtgaatgtggggagagagatggggatagagagaaagagagtggagaaggtcaccagagagggagaaaaaaccTTCAATTTGGTTTGGTCAACAAGACGACATAAATTGTACGAGTGATTTATAAGTTAACAAATGACCAAGTCATTTTGTGAATATGCTTATAATAATTCATTGTTTGAAGAGCGTGCGGTGTGATATCATAGACCAAGCCATGAGCTTTATAACCCTCTCTAATGCTGTTACTTACAACAGTCTCTCCAGTGTACAACACCTGGACGTCAGTCCCATGTAGAGAGTCTTCACACCGCGGTCTCCCAGGTCGTTTCCAGAGAGATCCAGCTCTTTCAGGTCGGTGAGGTTGGAGCTGAGAGCTTCAACCAGCTCCCCACAGCATTTCTCTGTCAGTTTACAGTCACTCACCCTAGGTGGGAAGAGGTAATTACATTGAGAAGGTTGTCCccccccacacacgcacacacgtgctAGGTTTGCAGAACTCACCTGAGGGTCTCAAATGAAGACAAGCAGAACAAGACATCGGCCCAGTCATCCGAGTCGCCCAGATGGTTCCTGCTGATGTCCAGCTCTTTGAGGATAGAGTTGAAATGAAACCCTCTGACTAGGGTGATGCCACAGCTCGCCAAACTGGAGAGACAAGGGTAAAGAAAAAGAAACACTTCAATATTCAAGGTTCAAATACTATCTTTCAGAGACTTTAAGTGTTCCCTTCAGACTGCCTGGAGAGCTCGATGCGCAGACAGGGTTTGCACTTTTGcaactattctattggttccattgtgccaAGGAAGGTCAATCAATCCAAGTCTGACAAGTATTTGAActaatttcaaatagtatttgaaccaaAGTCTGTCATCTTACATGGAGTAGGGGCTAGGGGAGATTGGCCCGTACACTCTTGGTGAGGTAAGCGAGCTTACATGAGTTTCTCCAGTTGACAGGCGGGCAGCCTGAAGGCTTTGCAGAGCATCTTGACCCCCACGTCCTTCAGGTTATTGTTGCTCAGGTTGAGCTCCCTCAGACTGGGGATGTTCACCAGACACCTAATCATGTTCTCACAGCATTTCTCAGTGAGCTGACAACAGTACAACCTGGTGGTGGAGGGAAAATGTATGGTACATTTACTACAGTGAACATTCCACTTTAGAATCAGTGAGGTGGAATGTGTGAGTGTACTACAATACTCCAGACAGTACTCACTCCAGTTTGTATATCTGGGTTGACTTCAGTATGTCCATGAGCATCTTCACCCCCCGGTCTCCCAGGTCGTTCATGCTGACGTCCAGCTCTCGCAGGTGTCTGGGGTTGTCTATCAGCAACACCGCCAGAGCGCGACTCAGCTCCAGGCCCAGCTTGCAGTTTGAGAGCCTAACGAAGATTATAATACTTTAGAAGACGTGGTACAGCGGTTAGTGCTGCGAACCCCAGCACAGATGTACAGCCTAGGCTACCAGAGTCGACATGAGTTTCAATCCGACCCACGCCATTCTGACTTGCAAACTCTTAtaactctcctgtctcctcttcactgtcctATCTCAATAAAAATACATTATACCCTTAAATAATATATTTATGTAAATTAGTTTAGAAGATAAACTGTATTTCCTTATGAGGAGAACTTAATTTGCATCAAACCACAGGATAAACCCATAGGGGAACTGAATTCAATGATGTTACAATTGTGTACAAACATAATCAGAACGGGTTTCCTAGCCATTGACTCAATACTCACTTCAGGATCTGCAGTTTGCAATTGACAACCTTCAGTCCGTCAACGAGATGAAACACCCCCGATTCTCCCGGTTCGTTTCCGCTCAGATCCAGCTCTCGCAGGTGCGAGGGGTTGGATTTGAGAGCTTTGGCCAGAGCTGCAAAGCCATTCCGTTTCACCCTGCAGCCGGACAGTTTCAGTCTCTCCAGTCGGCAGTGTGGCTTGGCCAAGCCGGCCGCCAACAGCTGCACTCCCGAGTCCTTCAGCGTGTTGAAACTCAGGTCCAGAGTTTTCAGATTGGAGACCTTTGAGGTGAGCGCCGAGGCCAGACATTCACAGGATTTCTCTGTTAGTTTGTGATATGACAGCCTGGTAAGAAGGAGGGTTAGGGAATAAAAAATAACATCAAACCAACAGAACTGTGTAATGACCAGAATACGGGTCTAACAAACCTGAATTACATCACagggaagataattatcttgtGTTATAGACATTTAATATTGGTATCCGTACTTCAACACTTTGGATTTagaatgatacaatgactatgaatCTAAAGTGCAGGCGGTCGGCTTTACTTTAAGGGTGTTTTCAACCATAACGGgcgaaccgtttagaaattacagcactttttgtacctAGTCCGCCCATTTtaagggaccaaaagtattgggcgGAATTCACTTTTGTGACTTGACGTAGTCAACAGTGACGTATTTGGTCCCGTATTCATCGGACATagctacatcaagcttgtgactacaaatTGATTGGATGTATTTGCTGTCTGTTTtggttgtttcagattattttgtgtccaatagaaatgcctggtaaataatgtgttgtgtcattttggagtcactttcattgtaaataagaatagaaaatGTTTCTAAACACAATCATTTTAGTCCTATAAAATGGAGGGAATAgcctatgtacaaaaagtgctgtaatttctaaacggttcacccgatatggatgaaaatgtTATTATATCACATCcaaaagtgctggagtacagagccaaaactaCAACAAATGTGTCActttcccaatacttttggagctcactgtaataGCTGGTCTCGTTAAATGACCAGGTACATACGTGGCTGTCTGGGAAGCTTTGATCACTGGCAGCATCCTCAGAAGTTCCTCGTCTCCTCTCTTCTTTACTTCCAACCCAAGCATGTCTATTGGCCCAGACTCCGATGCCAATAACACAGCGGCCAGGTCAGACCAATGTGCACGTGGGTATTTGGCATCTGGGGGGATTCCCGTATTGAGAAAGCTCACACCATCAGTTTCTAAAGAGCTGTCACCCAGTTCCGTCAGGCAGTTCAGCAGGTTGAGGGTCCTCGGTGAAGCGGGATTCTCCATAACCTTCTTCTTGATGTACTCTACCGTTTCCGTCAGTGTCTCCGACGAGTTGTAGCCGGCCTCTGCGATTGACTGGATGAAGCTCTGCGAGAAGCTGAGGAGGAACCGGAGGAAGAGGTCCAGCTTTCCGTTTTTGCTCTGCAAGGCCATGTCCACTGCATTCCTCAGGTTTTCATCTGGGCTGTTGCAGGATCGATTAAACCACATTGCAGCAAAGAACTCCTGAATGGTGGTATGCCCAAAGTAGTAGATCTTCTTTTGGTGCAGCCCAATATCCTCCCTGAAGATGGGTATGCTTACTTTTGCAAACTCTGACCCCTCATCACAGTTAATGTCGCACTCTTGTAGGTCTTCCCTGTAGACAACCGTGTTGCCTTTCACCAACTGCTTAAAGGCTAGTTCCCCCAATTTAATAGCCATCTTCTGGGTATTCGGATTCTGTGTTTGCAACAGAGCGAGTAGGTCAGTGTACATTGGAGTCAGAGCTCCGGGGTCATATTCTTTATCGGATAGCCATGTCTGTCTAACGAGGACTGATGCAGAAATCGAACAGATAATAGGTATCTGGCACAAAACATAGAGGCTTTTTGAGCACTTCAAGTGGTGGATAATTGCATTGGCCTGGTCCGTGTGAATGGTTGCTCTCCTGAAGAACTCCTCTTTCTGAGAGTCCGTGAAGCCTTCGATTTCTGTCACTTCGTTGATGTACTGAAGAGGGATGTGATGGACTGCTTCAGGTCTGGATGTAATCCATATGTGAGCGGCGGAGGGAAGAAGGTTACCGTTAATAAGGTTTGTCAGCAGTGTCGGCACGGAGGAGGGCTCTGTGAGATCGGTCACTATCGGGCTGTTCTTGAAGTCGAGAGGACGTCGAAATTCATCCAGCCCGTCAAGAATGAACCCAACTCTGAAGTTCTCCAAGTTGTAAATGCCAGGTTCTTTCAATTCTGGGAAAAATTTGTAAAGAAGTTCAATCAGACTCAGTCTCTCCTTCAGCAAATTCAGCTCCCGGAAAGGAAGGGGAAATATGAGAGTACATTGCTGGTTTCCTTTTCCCTCTGCCCAGTTAAGAATAATCATCCGCACCTGGCTAGTTTTGCCAATACCAGAGACGCCCTTTGTCAGCGCTATTCTGACTCGCTCGTCGTCTAGTTCAGAATCAAAGTATAAGCCTAAGGGTGAGCATCTCCATTGGCGTCTCTTCCTGAAAGTTGGCTTAATTTGAATGTACTCATGTTGGTTCACCTCTCCACTTTCACCAGGTGGATAGTGGAGATCACAATGAATATAAAATAGATGCTCAGTTTCCCCCCCTGGCGGACTTTGGTACTTTTTCTTCAGGGTGGCTTTGAGCTTATTGCTGAGTTTTACCACATTGGAGTCAGAGACATCCCTGTTAAATAGACAAAACAATATATGTAATTTCTGAAGGGTTTTAACCATATTGTATGTTAACTGTATAGTCTATTATTGTGAGAGCACACCAGTTGACCCTCTTGAGCCTCTTTGTCACGGATccccccggtactgctgctcattccgttcacCAGGTCTACGTCACCGGCCTCCTCGGCGTCACTGAACTGGATTCATTACCaccaaccccggactgtcttgtctcattacgcacacctggttcccattccccctgaATAGTATGTGTATAAATGTGCCCTGTGTTCCCCACTGTCCTTGTCGGTTATTGtcccatgtccgttggtcttgTAAGTACCTGTGCTATGTTGTATCGGCGTCCATGTTACGTGTTATTTTGCACTTGTTTTATGGGTTTCGTCCTGTGTATTATTTAGAGGTTTACACCTTACTCTTTAGTTAGGATAGAGAAATAAAAAACCCTATTATGTATTCCTGCGCTTGTCTCCTATCATTATACAGCGTGACAGAATAGCCAACCTATCTAAAAGGAGACAGGAAAGACCGAGCTGACGACCATCGTAGAGACAGTTCAGCATCACAAGGAATGTCTCTCCAGACTCGGCAGCGCCACGGACAGCGTGCTGGCAACCATCCTGCGTTTGGAAGGCATTGTGCATTCCCTCCAGTCTCCAGCACCGGATCCTGCACCAGCCCCCACAACACCACTACCTGCCTCCGTCCCATCTGAGCCGGTCCGCGGAATAGCCCTGTCCCTCTCGGAGCACTTTGATGGTGCTCCAGCGAGATGCAAGGGATTCCATCTGCAATGAGACCTGGCTGTCTCCGGGAGAGATTGGGTTGCCACCGTCATCTCGGCACTGACCGTACGGGCCCTGGACTGGGGTGCCACAGTCTGGGAAACGGGCAGAACCGAGGTCAAGTCCTGCGAGCGCTTCACCCTCCTCTTCCGCTCGGTGTTTGATCATCCTGTGGATGGCCAAGAAGGGGTTGACTGCCTACTCTGACTACGCCAGGGATCTAGGACCGCCTCGGAGTTCGCTCTGGAGTTCCGGAACATTGTGGCCTCCACCGGAGGGAAGGAGTGGCCTCTAGTCACTGTGTTCCGCAGCGGACCACGGAAGGAGGTACAGATGGAGTTGTAATGCCGTGATGACAACCTGTCACTTGACCAGCTCATCCGCATGGTCATCCATTTGGACATCCTCCAGCGGTCCCGTCGAAGACCTGCATAGAATCGGGAGCCCATGGCTACACCTGCTCCGTGCCCAGAGCCGATGGAGGTGGGCTCTGCACGTTTGCCCGAGGCAGAGCGTAGGAGAAGGAGGAATCTAGGCCTCTGCTCCTATTGTGGAGAAAGGGGTCATTTCTCCCCGACCTACCCTCT is drawn from Oncorhynchus gorbuscha isolate QuinsamMale2020 ecotype Even-year unplaced genomic scaffold, OgorEven_v1.0 Un_scaffold_1080, whole genome shotgun sequence and contains these coding sequences:
- the LOC124021187 gene encoding NACHT, LRR and PYD domains-containing protein 12-like isoform X1 is translated as MVKTLQKLHILFCLFNRDVSDSNVVKLSNKLKATLKKKYQSPPGGETEHLFYIHCDLHYPPGESGEVNQHEYIQIKPTFRKRRQWRCSPLGLYFDSELDDERVRIALTKGVSGIGKTSQVRMIILNWAEGKGNQQCTLIFPLPFRELNLLKERLSLIELLYKFFPELKEPGIYNLENFRVGFILDGLDEFRRPLDFKNSPIVTDLTEPSSVPTLLTNLINGNLLPSAAHIWITSRPEAVHHIPLQYINEVTEIEGFTDSQKEEFFRRATIHTDQANAIIHHLKCSKSLYVLCQIPIICSISASVLVRQTWLSDKEYDPGALTPMYTDLLALLQTQNPNTQKMAIKLGELAFKQLVKGNTVVYREDLQECDINCDEGSEFAKVSIPIFREDIGLHQKKIYYFGHTTIQEFFAAMWFNRSCNSPDENLRNAVDMALQSKNGKLDLFLRFLLSFSQSFIQSIAEAGYNSSETLTETVEYIKKKVMENPASPRTLNLLNCLTELGDSSLETDGVSFLNTGIPPDAKYPRAHWSDLAAVLLASESGPIDMLGLEVKKRGDEELLRMLPVIKASQTATLSYHKLTEKSCECLASALTSKVSNLKTLDLSFNTLKDSGVQLLAAGLAKPHCRLERLKLSGCRVKRNGFAALAKALKSNPSHLRELDLSGNEPGESGVFHLVDGLKVVNCKLQILKLSNCKLGLELSRALAVLLIDNPRHLRELDVSMNDLGDRGVKMLMDILKSTQIYKLELYCCQLTEKCCENMIRCLVNIPSLRELNLSNNNLKDVGVKMLCKAFRLPACQLEKLILASCGITLVRGFHFNSILKELDISRNHLGDSDDWADVLFCLSSFETLRVSDCKLTEKCCGELVEALSSNLTDLKELDLSGNDLGDRGVKTLYMGLTSRCCTLERLFLRCCGITVKGCSSLAVALKSSRSSITELGLMGNDTGEEGLRILIDIRDNQRYKLQTLEYVLVPSKRTTMLVWIRWPDSRCRILQPARPGCYQRARFVRPVYRQDNAVKVGIPHPFHHGSGMRAS
- the LOC124021187 gene encoding NACHT, LRR and PYD domains-containing protein 12-like isoform X3, with translation MVKTLQKLHILFCLFNRDVSDSNVVKLSNKLKATLKKKYQSPPGGETEHLFYIHCDLHYPPGESGEVNQHEYIQIKPTFRKRRQWRCSPLGLYFDSELDDERVRIALTKGVSGIGKTSQVRMIILNWAEGKGNQQCTLIFPLPFRELNLLKERLSLIELLYKFFPELKEPGIYNLENFRVGFILDGLDEFRRPLDFKNSPIVTDLTEPSSVPTLLTNLINGNLLPSAAHIWITSRPEAVHHIPLQYINEVTEIEGFTDSQKEEFFRRATIHTDQANAIIHHLKCSKSLYVLCQIPIICSISASVLVRQTWLSDKEYDPGALTPMYTDLLALLQTQNPNTQKMAIKLGELAFKQLVKGNTVVYREDLQECDINCDEGSEFAKVSIPIFREDIGLHQKKIYYFGHTTIQEFFAAMWFNRSCNSPDENLRNAVDMALQSKNGKLDLFLRFLLSFSQSFIQSIAEAGYNSSETLTETVEYIKKKVMENPASPRTLNLLNCLTELGDSSLETDGVSFLNTGIPPDAKYPRAHWSDLAAVLLASESGPIDMLGLEVKKRGDEELLRMLPVIKASQTATLSYHKLTEKSCECLASALTSKVSNLKTLDLSFNTLKDSGVQLLAAGLAKPHCRLERLKLSGCRVKRNGFAALAKALKSNPSHLRELDLSGNEPGESGVFHLVDGLKVVNCKLQILKLSNCKLGLELSRALAVLLIDNPRHLRELDVSMNDLGDRGVKMLMDILKSTQIYKLELYCCQLTEKCCENMIRCLVNIPSLRELNLSNNNLKDVGVKMLCKAFRLPACQLEKLILASCGITLVRGFHFNSILKELDISRNHLGDSDDWADVLFCLSSFETLRVSDCKLTEKCCGELVEALSSNLTDLKELDLSGNDLGDRGVKTLYMGLTSRCCTLERLFLRCCGITVKGCSSLAVALKSSRSSITELGLMGNDTGEEGLRILIDIRDNQRYKLQTLEYVLVPSKRTTIIND
- the LOC124021187 gene encoding NACHT, LRR and PYD domains-containing protein 12-like isoform X2 → MVKTLQKLHILFCLFNRDVSDSNVVKLSNKLKATLKKKYQSPPGGETEHLFYIHCDLHYPPGESGEVNQHEYIQIKPTFRKRRQWRCSPLGLYFDSELDDERVRIALTKGVSGIGKTSQVRMIILNWAEGKGNQQCTLIFPLPFRELNLLKERLSLIELLYKFFPELKEPGIYNLENFRVGFILDGLDEFRRPLDFKNSPIVTDLTEPSSVPTLLTNLINGNLLPSAAHIWITSRPEAVHHIPLQYINEVTEIEGFTDSQKEEFFRRATIHTDQANAIIHHLKCSKSLYVLCQIPIICSISASVLVRQTWLSDKEYDPGALTPMYTDLLALLQTQNPNTQKMAIKLGELAFKQLVKGNTVVYREDLQECDINCDEGSEFAKVSIPIFREDIGLHQKKIYYFGHTTIQEFFAAMWFNRSCNSPDENLRNAVDMALQSKNGKLDLFLRFLLSFSQSFIQSIAEAGYNSSETLTETVEYIKKKVMENPASPRTLNLLNCLTELGDSSLETDGVSFLNTGIPPDAKYPRAHWSDLAAVLLASESGPIDMLGLEVKKRGDEELLRMLPVIKASQTATLSYHKLTEKSCECLASALTSKVSNLKTLDLSFNTLKDSGVQLLAAGLAKPHCRLERLKLSGCRVKRNGFAALAKALKSNPSHLRELDLSGNEPGESGVFHLVDGLKVVNCKLQILKLSNCKLGLELSRALAVLLIDNPRHLRELDVSMNDLGDRGVKMLMDILKSTQIYKLELYCCQLTEKCCENMIRCLVNIPSLRELNLSNNNLKDVGVKMLCKAFRLPACQLEKLILASCGITLVRGFHFNSILKELDISRNHLGDSDDWADVLFCLSSFETLRVSDCKLTEKCCGELVEALSSNLTDLKELDLSGNDLGDRGVKTLYMGLTSRCCTLERLFLRCCGITVKGCSSLAVALKSSRSSITELGLMGNDTGEEGLRILIDIRDNQRYKLQTLELVWIRWPDSRCRILQPARPGCYQRARFVRPVYRQDNAVKVGIPHPFHHGSGMRAS
- the LOC124021187 gene encoding NACHT, LRR and PYD domains-containing protein 12-like isoform X4, producing the protein MVKTLQKLHILFCLFNRDVSDSNVVKLSNKLKATLKKKYQSPPGGETEHLFYIHCDLHYPPGESGEVNQHEYIQIKPTFRKRRQWRCSPLGLYFDSELDDERVRIALTKGVSGIGKTSQVRMIILNWAEGKGNQQCTLIFPLPFRELNLLKERLSLIELLYKFFPELKEPGIYNLENFRVGFILDGLDEFRRPLDFKNSPIVTDLTEPSSVPTLLTNLINGNLLPSAAHIWITSRPEAVHHIPLQYINEVTEIEGFTDSQKEEFFRRATIHTDQANAIIHHLKCSKSLYVLCQIPIICSISASVLVRQTWLSDKEYDPGALTPMYTDLLALLQTQNPNTQKMAIKLGELAFKQLVKGNTVVYREDLQECDINCDEGSEFAKVSIPIFREDIGLHQKKIYYFGHTTIQEFFAAMWFNRSCNSPDENLRNAVDMALQSKNGKLDLFLRFLLSFSQSFIQSIAEAGYNSSETLTETVEYIKKKVMENPASPRTLNLLNCLTELGDSSLETDGVSFLNTGIPPDAKYPRAHWSDLAAVLLASESGPIDMLGLEVKKRGDEELLRMLPVIKASQTATLSYHKLTEKSCECLASALTSKVSNLKTLDLSFNTLKDSGVQLLAAGLAKPHCRLERLKLSGCRVKRNGFAALAKALKSNPSHLRELDLSGNEPGESGVFHLVDGLKVVNCKLQILKLSNCKLGLELSRALAVLLIDNPRHLRELDVSMNDLGDRGVKMLMDILKSTQIYKLELYCCQLTEKCCENMIRCLVNIPSLRELNLSNNNLKDVGVKMLCKAFRLPACQLEKLILASCGITLVRGFHFNSILKELDISRNHLGDSDDWADVLFCLSSFETLRVSDCKLTEKCCGELVEALSSNLTDLKELDLSGNDLGDRGVKTLYMGLTSRCCTLERLFLRCCGITVKGCSSLAVALKSSRSSITELGLMGNDTGEEGLRILIDIRDNQRYKLQTLEIND